In Penaeus monodon isolate SGIC_2016 chromosome 7, NSTDA_Pmon_1, whole genome shotgun sequence, the following are encoded in one genomic region:
- the LOC119575673 gene encoding gamma-aminobutyric acid receptor subunit beta-1-like, translating into MTRRYSAKASCHFDLYAYPFDVQRCGVRIRLPPEYEDSVHFSLAQGTVNYTGPRELATFNVDRVRFASTSDEYQLTAEFALRRRQGVVLLSTFLPSALLLVVSWATLFIKLEALNVRAVMALTTLLVLYTLFANMSRSLPTAASIKLIDIWFFFIIFLLFANIMIHIFIDHESLAQVRVNKIVVKTSSEAPPPATTSLQQKALRFLAVYRLLVLPVAVILFNAAFWSAVLWQL; encoded by the coding sequence ATGACGCGGCGCTACTCTGCCAAGGCGAGCTGTCACTTCGACCTGTACGCGTACCCCTTCGACGTTCAGAGGTGCGGCGTGCGCATCCGACTCCCTCCTGAGTACGAGGATTCCGTCCACTTCTCTCTCGCTCAGGGCACGGTGAACTACACGGGCCCTCGCGAGCTGGCCACCTTCAACGTCGACAGAGTACGGTTTGCCTCGACTTCCGATGAGTATCAGCTGACGGCCGAGTTCGCCCTTCGACGTCGACAGGGCGTGGTCCTTCTGTCGACCTTTCTTCCCTCGGCGCTCCTGCTGGTGGTGAGCTGGGCCACGCTCTTCATCAAGCTCGAGGCCCTCAATGTGCGGGCCGTGATGGCGCTCACGACTCTCCTCGTCCTCTACACGCTCTTCGCCAACATGTCGAGGTCCCTCCCGACGGCGGCGTCGATCAAGCTCATCGACATCtggttcttcttcatcatcttcctcctgttCGCGAATATCATGATCCACATCTTCATCGACCACGAGTCCCTGGCGCAGGTCCGGGTCAACAAGATCGTGGTCAAGACGTCTTCGGAGGCCCCGCCCCCCGCGACCACCTCGCTCCAACAGAAGGCCTTAAGGTTCCTCGCTGTTTACAGGTTGCTGGTCCTGCCCGTCGCTGTCATCCTGTTCAACGCGGCTTTCTGGTCCGCGGTGCTCTGGCAGCTGTAG